Proteins encoded within one genomic window of Kibdelosporangium phytohabitans:
- a CDS encoding MFS transporter: MRTAPVGTAVVFMLALNLRPAVTSLGAALEDVSAAPGMTAAVGAILVALPLWASGIGGWGTPWLRARAGIYRAVTCALIVLGISLIIRVQGGPELLLAGTLLACLAIAVIGTVLPVLVQPASSSTRASYTLALGTGSTIGALATPVLVAAFSWQFALACWALLAAVTVHVWQSAPRSSMVFAHSALSPRKLFHSKVAWHLTVYFGLVSTLTFVVMGWLPVILRDAGVPAGMAGFCLALSMAMGLPMMWLVPFCVHKWRRQWALVSLLVAVNGVGLVGLLVAPAFLPWVWSIGLGIGMGGLAMALTTIAVRAAGNADVTTALSGMVQGLGYIIAGVGALACGLVHSITNGWTAPLVMALVVLCGQFYCGVRAARPVVVAPRPVPVPVPDTMITSVPPLEPTIPLPRLPQVLSQSKSERVGQEG, from the coding sequence ATGCGGACGGCACCCGTGGGTACCGCGGTCGTCTTCATGCTCGCGTTGAACCTCCGACCAGCCGTGACCAGCCTCGGAGCCGCGTTGGAAGACGTGTCGGCAGCCCCGGGGATGACCGCGGCGGTCGGTGCGATCCTGGTGGCACTGCCGTTGTGGGCAAGTGGAATCGGTGGCTGGGGGACGCCTTGGTTGCGTGCGCGCGCCGGCATTTACCGCGCGGTCACGTGTGCGCTGATCGTTCTCGGCATCTCGTTGATCATCAGGGTCCAGGGTGGTCCGGAGCTGTTGCTGGCCGGGACGTTGCTCGCCTGCCTCGCGATCGCGGTGATCGGCACGGTCCTGCCGGTTCTCGTGCAGCCCGCCTCGTCGTCGACAAGGGCCAGTTACACGCTCGCGCTGGGAACCGGCAGCACGATAGGCGCGTTGGCCACGCCTGTGCTGGTCGCCGCGTTCTCGTGGCAGTTCGCGTTGGCGTGCTGGGCGTTGCTCGCGGCGGTCACGGTGCATGTGTGGCAGAGCGCGCCGAGGTCGAGCATGGTTTTCGCGCACAGCGCGCTCAGCCCGCGCAAGCTGTTCCACTCCAAGGTCGCGTGGCACCTGACTGTCTATTTCGGACTTGTGTCCACTTTGACCTTCGTCGTGATGGGCTGGTTGCCGGTGATCCTGCGGGACGCCGGGGTGCCCGCGGGAATGGCGGGTTTCTGTCTCGCGCTGTCCATGGCGATGGGACTGCCGATGATGTGGCTGGTGCCGTTCTGCGTGCACAAGTGGCGCAGGCAATGGGCCTTGGTGTCCTTGCTCGTCGCCGTCAACGGCGTTGGGCTTGTCGGACTGCTTGTCGCGCCCGCGTTCCTGCCGTGGGTGTGGTCGATCGGGCTCGGCATCGGGATGGGCGGTCTGGCGATGGCGCTCACGACCATCGCTGTCCGTGCGGCCGGGAATGCCGACGTGACGACGGCGTTGTCCGGGATGGTGCAGGGTCTCGGCTACATCATCGCCGGCGTCGGCGCGTTGGCGTGCGGTCTGGTGCACAGCATCACCAACGGCTGGACGGCGCCGCTGGTGATGGCTCTCGTCGTCCTTTGCGGACAGTTCTACTGCGGTGTGCGTGCGGCGAGGCCTGTCGTGGTCGCGCCGCGTCCGGTGCCGGTGCCGGTGCCTGACACGATGATCACCAGCGTGCCGCCGCTGGAGCCGACGATTCCGTTGCCGCGCCTGCCGCAGGTGCTGTCCCAGTCGAAGTCCGAACGGGTCGGTCAGGAGGGCTGA
- the moaC gene encoding cyclic pyranopterin monophosphate synthase MoaC produces the protein MPESLTHLDSAGRARMVDVGGKAVTHRVAVASGTVSMKPETLELITAGEIAKGDVLAAARIAGIMAAKKTGELIPLCHPLGLDSVTVELEPAGPGVLGITATASVTGKTGVEMEALTAVSVAALTVYDMCKAADKDMVVGDIRLEAKSGGRSGDYRRQPS, from the coding sequence ATGCCGGAAAGCCTGACCCATCTCGACTCGGCAGGCCGGGCACGCATGGTCGACGTCGGCGGGAAGGCCGTGACGCACCGGGTCGCGGTCGCGTCCGGCACCGTGTCCATGAAACCGGAGACCCTCGAGCTGATCACCGCGGGCGAGATCGCCAAGGGTGACGTCCTCGCGGCGGCGCGGATCGCCGGGATCATGGCGGCCAAGAAGACCGGTGAGCTGATCCCGCTGTGCCACCCGCTCGGGCTCGACAGCGTCACGGTGGAACTCGAACCGGCCGGCCCGGGCGTTCTGGGCATCACCGCGACCGCGTCTGTCACCGGGAAGACAGGCGTGGAAATGGAAGCACTCACCGCGGTGAGCGTGGCCGCCTTGACCGTCTACGACATGTGCAAGGCGGCCGACAAGGACATGGTCGTCGGCGACATCCGGCTCGAGGCGAAATCCGGTGGCCGCAGCGGCGACTACCGGCGTCAGCCCTCCTGA
- the moaA gene encoding GTP 3',8-cyclase MoaA — protein sequence MEGIPTDAFGRPMGALRISLTDRCNLRCRYCMPEEEYAWLPREHLLTFEEIERLTEAFVSLGVDKVRLTGGEPLLRRGLPELVRRLSGLPGVKDLAMTTNGVLLSRHAEQLREAGLHRLTISLDTLRPERFAELTRRGTYPDVLAGIDAATATGLTDLKIDTVVLRGFNEDELADLIEFARTKSAEVRFIEYMDVGGATGWTPEKVFSRAEMLETLAREYGHVEELRKTDVAPADRFRLPDGTVFGIISSTTQPFCATCDRSRLTADGMWLRCLYAMTGTDLRKPLRAGASLEELRELITGVWQQRRDRGAVERVGQRARGQVFVSLETLKRDPHLEMHTRGG from the coding sequence GTGGAGGGCATTCCAACCGACGCTTTCGGGCGCCCGATGGGCGCATTGCGGATATCGCTCACCGACAGGTGCAACCTGCGGTGCCGGTACTGCATGCCCGAGGAGGAGTACGCGTGGCTGCCCCGCGAACACCTGCTGACCTTCGAGGAGATCGAGCGGCTCACCGAGGCGTTCGTCTCCCTCGGTGTCGACAAGGTCCGGCTGACCGGCGGCGAGCCGCTGCTGCGCCGCGGCCTGCCGGAGCTGGTGCGCCGGCTGTCCGGGCTGCCGGGCGTGAAGGACCTCGCGATGACCACCAACGGCGTGCTGCTGTCCAGGCACGCCGAACAGCTGCGTGAAGCTGGGCTTCACAGGCTGACCATCAGCCTGGACACGCTGCGGCCGGAGCGGTTCGCCGAACTGACCAGGCGCGGCACGTACCCGGACGTGCTGGCCGGGATCGACGCGGCGACGGCGACCGGCCTGACCGACCTGAAGATCGACACCGTCGTGCTGCGCGGGTTCAACGAGGACGAACTGGCGGACCTGATCGAGTTCGCCCGGACCAAGTCGGCCGAGGTCAGGTTCATCGAGTACATGGACGTCGGCGGCGCGACCGGGTGGACGCCGGAGAAAGTCTTCTCCCGCGCGGAGATGCTGGAAACCCTGGCGCGCGAATACGGCCACGTCGAGGAACTGCGCAAAACGGATGTGGCGCCCGCCGACCGGTTCCGGCTCCCGGACGGAACGGTTTTCGGAATCATCTCGTCGACCACGCAGCCGTTCTGCGCGACCTGCGACCGCAGCAGGCTGACCGCCGACGGGATGTGGCTGCGCTGCCTGTACGCGATGACCGGCACGGACCTGCGGAAACCGCTGCGCGCGGGTGCGTCGCTCGAGGAGCTGCGTGAGCTGATCACCGGTGTCTGGCAGCAGCGGCGTGATCGCGGCGCGGTCGAGCGGGTCGGCCAGCGCGCGCGTGGGCAGGTGTTCGTGAGCCTGGAGACCCTGAAACGGGACCCCCATCTGGAAATGCACACCCGCGGAGGATGA
- a CDS encoding cellulase family glycosylhydrolase: MARSRWVARMISATLSPALISSAIAVAVFTIPQSASAAPVTYQSEDATVSQGVVESNHTGYTGSGFVNFDNLTGSYVEYAVNAASAGSHSLTFRFANGTTANRPVNVTVNGTPVVSGLSFPGTGAWTTWQTVTTNVTLAAGTNRIRTTATTSNGGPNADSLTVDVAGEEPPPGPGDTPVAINGQLHVCGTKLCNERNQPIQLRGMSTHGIQWFSQCVKSQSLDALANDWNADIFRISMYIQEGGYETNPRKFTDMVHGYIEEATKRGMYALVDWHQLSPGDPNHNTARAKTFFTEIAQRHKNKKNIIYDIANEPNGVSWANVKRYAEELIPVIRAQDPDGVVFVGTHGWSTFGISDGKSETEVFNNPINASNFMYTFHFYAASHKDNYYNALSRIADRVPVFVTEFGTQTASGDGGNDFTMSQRYIDLMAQKKIGWTNWNFSDDSRSGAVFKPGTCAGTSFTGTGVLKPAGVWVRDRIRTPDNFQSASP; encoded by the coding sequence GTGGCACGCTCGAGATGGGTCGCCAGGATGATCAGCGCGACGCTGAGTCCCGCGTTGATCTCGTCGGCGATCGCCGTAGCCGTGTTCACCATTCCGCAGTCCGCGTCCGCCGCTCCCGTGACCTACCAGTCCGAGGACGCGACGGTCTCGCAAGGTGTGGTCGAGTCCAACCACACCGGCTACACCGGATCCGGGTTCGTCAACTTCGACAACCTGACCGGCAGCTACGTCGAGTACGCCGTCAACGCCGCGTCGGCAGGCAGCCATTCGCTGACCTTCCGGTTCGCCAACGGAACCACGGCCAACCGCCCGGTCAACGTCACGGTCAACGGCACCCCGGTGGTGTCCGGCCTGTCGTTCCCCGGCACCGGCGCGTGGACGACCTGGCAGACGGTCACCACCAACGTGACGCTTGCCGCTGGCACCAACAGGATCCGCACCACCGCGACCACGTCCAACGGCGGCCCGAACGCCGACTCGCTCACCGTGGACGTCGCCGGTGAGGAACCGCCACCCGGCCCCGGTGACACCCCGGTCGCCATCAACGGCCAGCTGCACGTGTGCGGCACCAAGCTCTGCAACGAGCGCAACCAGCCGATCCAGCTGCGCGGCATGAGCACGCACGGGATCCAGTGGTTCTCGCAGTGCGTCAAGTCGCAGTCGCTCGACGCGCTGGCCAACGACTGGAACGCCGACATCTTCCGGATCTCCATGTACATCCAGGAAGGCGGCTACGAGACCAACCCGCGCAAGTTCACCGACATGGTGCACGGTTACATCGAGGAAGCCACCAAGCGCGGCATGTACGCGTTGGTGGACTGGCACCAGCTGTCGCCGGGTGACCCGAACCACAACACCGCGCGGGCCAAGACGTTCTTCACCGAGATCGCCCAGCGGCACAAGAACAAGAAGAACATCATCTACGACATCGCCAACGAGCCCAACGGCGTCAGCTGGGCCAACGTCAAGCGCTACGCCGAGGAGCTGATCCCGGTGATCCGCGCGCAGGACCCGGACGGCGTCGTGTTCGTCGGCACGCACGGCTGGTCGACGTTCGGCATCTCGGACGGCAAGAGCGAGACCGAGGTGTTCAACAACCCGATCAACGCCAGCAACTTCATGTACACGTTCCACTTCTACGCGGCGTCGCACAAGGACAACTACTACAACGCGTTGTCCCGCATCGCCGACCGCGTCCCGGTCTTCGTCACCGAGTTCGGCACGCAGACCGCCAGCGGTGACGGCGGCAACGACTTCACCATGTCGCAGCGGTACATCGACCTGATGGCGCAGAAGAAGATCGGCTGGACGAACTGGAACTTCTCGGACGACTCGCGCTCCGGCGCGGTCTTCAAGCCCGGCACCTGCGCGGGCACCAGCTTCACCGGCACCGGTGTGCTCAAGCCGGCCGGCGTGTGGGTGCGTGACCGCATCCGCACACCGGACAACTTCCAGTCCGCATCTCCCTGA
- a CDS encoding alpha/beta fold hydrolase → MRPLTRAFGVTLASAALLGAVVTSAGADPDDSPVSTVDWKPCPDDAALDCGSLKLPIDYRRPGGATFDLALARRKAADPARRLGALLVDPGGPGGSGVDFVTSPRHADYFSEDVKARFDIVGFDPRGVARSQPVMCSAQLLTNPPTNRPATQAEFDALIEYNRALRVDCRRRSGPIADFAGNDSTIQDMDAIRRALGEKKINYYGISYGTLMGQQYAERYGDKVRAMVLDSNMDHSLGPWPIALTEARSAQSSFDEWVKWCGRSTSCALHGKDVRAFWHTLLAKADRGELPDGLTARDVIASAFGAFYGPAWQELSDYLVQLDGGVNSRPSSPAVKDEQVNDVFQAAFCADYAMPIHSFAEYKALEKVEDKLAPDMRGGVLGHSAIAGCFGLEESVTNPQRRLNIKNAPRIYMLNALYDPATPYEWAVNAHRQSKDTTELLTYEGWGHGVYGRSECTTAPIDQYLVSTKVPSVRRCEAVEPSAPTAHAARPLPVGPRPGVPGWLR, encoded by the coding sequence TTGCGACCGCTCACGCGTGCGTTCGGGGTGACACTCGCCAGTGCCGCCCTGCTCGGGGCCGTGGTGACGAGTGCAGGCGCGGATCCGGACGACAGCCCGGTGTCCACAGTCGACTGGAAGCCGTGCCCGGATGACGCGGCACTCGACTGCGGCAGCCTGAAGCTGCCGATCGACTACCGCAGGCCCGGCGGGGCCACGTTCGACCTGGCCCTCGCTCGTCGCAAGGCCGCCGACCCGGCGAGGCGGCTGGGCGCCCTGCTGGTCGACCCGGGCGGCCCGGGTGGGTCGGGCGTCGACTTCGTGACGAGCCCGCGGCACGCCGACTACTTCAGCGAGGACGTGAAGGCCCGGTTCGACATCGTCGGGTTCGACCCGCGCGGTGTGGCCCGCAGCCAGCCGGTGATGTGCTCCGCGCAGCTGCTGACCAACCCACCGACCAACCGGCCTGCCACCCAGGCCGAGTTCGACGCGCTGATCGAGTACAACCGCGCCCTGCGGGTGGACTGCCGCCGGCGCAGCGGCCCCATCGCCGACTTCGCGGGCAACGACTCGACGATCCAGGACATGGACGCGATCCGGCGCGCGCTCGGCGAGAAGAAGATCAACTACTACGGCATCTCGTACGGCACCCTGATGGGCCAGCAGTACGCCGAGCGGTACGGCGACAAGGTCCGTGCCATGGTGCTCGACAGCAACATGGACCACAGCCTGGGGCCGTGGCCGATCGCCCTGACCGAGGCGAGGTCGGCGCAGAGCTCGTTCGACGAGTGGGTGAAGTGGTGCGGCCGGAGCACCTCGTGTGCGTTGCACGGCAAGGACGTCCGGGCGTTCTGGCACACCCTGCTCGCCAAGGCCGACCGCGGCGAGCTGCCGGACGGGCTGACGGCGCGTGACGTGATCGCGTCGGCGTTCGGCGCGTTCTACGGTCCGGCGTGGCAGGAACTGTCCGACTACCTGGTCCAGCTCGACGGTGGCGTGAATTCCCGGCCGTCGTCGCCCGCTGTGAAGGACGAGCAGGTCAACGACGTGTTCCAGGCGGCGTTCTGCGCCGACTACGCCATGCCGATCCACTCCTTCGCCGAGTACAAGGCGTTGGAGAAGGTCGAGGACAAACTCGCGCCTGACATGCGTGGCGGGGTGCTCGGGCACAGCGCTATCGCCGGTTGCTTCGGCTTGGAGGAGTCGGTCACGAACCCGCAGCGGCGGTTGAACATCAAGAACGCGCCGCGGATCTACATGCTCAACGCGCTGTACGACCCGGCGACACCGTATGAGTGGGCGGTCAACGCGCACAGGCAGTCGAAGGACACGACCGAGCTGTTGACCTATGAGGGCTGGGGGCACGGCGTCTACGGGCGCAGCGAGTGCACCACCGCTCCCATCGACCAGTACCTGGTGTCCACAAAGGTGCCGTCAGTGCGTCGCTGCGAGGCAGTCGAGCCTTCCGCGCCGACGGCACACGCCGCGCGCCCGTTGCCCGTGGGCCCGCGCCCTGGTGTTCCGGGGTGGCTGCGCTAG
- a CDS encoding Gfo/Idh/MocA family protein, whose translation MLRIGVLGAARIAPQAVIRPANACPDAEVVAVAARDKAKAAAFASEHGIPAVRDSYQDLLDDPGIDAVYNPLPNGLHGRWTLAALAAGKHVLCEKPFTANAAEAKTVADAAQASGLVVMEAFHYRYHPMAKRAVEIVRSGELGVMERVEAAMSFPLPKFSDIRYNLGLAGGALMDAGCYPVHLVRSLTGAQPRVLSARATLHRPNVDRAMTAEVRFDEGYTAEISCSLWSRSLLRLSAKVYGSDGVMRLINPYAPHMFNRMTVVTNGHKRIERVSKRPTYAYQLDAFVAAVEKGEPVLTPPADAVKNMALIDAIYVAAGLQPRVPTD comes from the coding sequence ATGCTCCGAATCGGTGTGCTCGGCGCGGCGAGGATCGCGCCGCAGGCGGTGATCCGCCCGGCGAACGCGTGCCCGGACGCCGAAGTGGTCGCGGTGGCGGCACGGGACAAGGCCAAGGCCGCGGCGTTCGCGTCCGAACACGGCATCCCGGCGGTGCGTGACAGCTACCAGGATCTGCTGGACGACCCCGGCATCGACGCGGTCTACAACCCGTTGCCCAACGGCCTGCACGGCCGGTGGACGCTCGCCGCGCTGGCCGCGGGGAAGCACGTGCTGTGCGAGAAGCCGTTCACGGCCAACGCCGCGGAGGCCAAGACGGTCGCGGACGCGGCGCAGGCGAGTGGGCTGGTGGTGATGGAGGCGTTCCACTACCGCTACCACCCGATGGCCAAGCGTGCCGTGGAGATCGTGCGCAGCGGTGAGCTCGGTGTGATGGAACGCGTCGAAGCGGCGATGTCCTTCCCGTTGCCGAAGTTCTCCGACATCCGCTACAACCTCGGGCTCGCCGGTGGTGCGCTGATGGACGCCGGGTGCTACCCCGTCCACTTGGTACGGTCGCTGACCGGTGCGCAGCCGCGGGTGTTGTCGGCGCGGGCGACGCTGCACCGGCCGAACGTCGACCGTGCGATGACGGCGGAGGTCCGGTTCGACGAGGGGTACACGGCGGAGATCAGCTGTTCGCTGTGGTCGCGGTCGCTGCTGCGGTTGTCGGCGAAGGTGTACGGGTCGGACGGCGTGATGCGTCTGATCAACCCGTACGCGCCACATATGTTCAACCGGATGACCGTCGTGACCAACGGGCACAAGCGCATCGAACGCGTCAGCAAACGACCGACATACGCGTATCAACTGGACGCCTTCGTCGCCGCCGTCGAGAAGGGCGAGCCGGTCCTGACGCCTCCGGCGGACGCGGTGAAGAACATGGCGCTGATCGACGCCATCTACGTCGCCGCCGGGCTGCAGCCGCGCGTACCGACTGACTGA
- a CDS encoding glycoside hydrolase family 3 protein, which translates to MRVRRKLTLGLLAGALVLSSQAPAVSSPATAGPLYKIPWLPVKLRVDDLMARMTLDDKLGQMMQPERLGITDVADLATYRIGSLLSGGSSQPTPNTPESWADMYDNFQRAALKSPLQIPLIYAVDAVHGHNGVHGATVFPHNIGLGATRDPRLAREIGEVTAKEVAGTGIDWNFAPCLCVARNDRWGRTYESFGETPRIAQSMTTIVDGMQGRRLNGPHSVLATAKHYVGDGGTTGGKDQGDTEISEAELRAIHLPPFRDAVLKRELRFDGIVISDYNGVDKIDNQPGSTPREVAASVNAGMDMIMVPFEWKKFIDTLRTEVRAGHVPMSRIDDANRRILTKKFELGLFEKPLTDRRYTKTVGSPEHRALARAAVRESQVLLKNDGNVLPLGKAGNKIFVAGKNADDIGNQAGGWTVGWQGKSGPVTPGTTILQGIRQTAKPSTTVTYAKDGTGIDSSYQVAVAVVGELPYAEGKGDRPAEMGLDAEDLATLATLKASGVPTVVVLVSGRPLDIAAQLPDWKGLVAAWLPGTEGNGVSDVLFGDYNPTGKLPVTWMRSASQQPINAGDGKDALFPYGFGLRYRR; encoded by the coding sequence ATGCGGGTTCGCCGCAAGCTCACGCTCGGCCTGCTGGCCGGTGCGCTGGTGCTCAGTTCCCAAGCCCCGGCCGTCAGCTCCCCCGCGACGGCCGGCCCGTTGTACAAGATCCCGTGGTTGCCCGTGAAACTGCGGGTCGACGACCTGATGGCACGCATGACGCTGGACGACAAGCTCGGCCAGATGATGCAGCCGGAACGGCTCGGCATCACCGACGTCGCCGACCTCGCGACCTACCGGATCGGCTCGCTGCTGTCCGGCGGCAGCTCGCAGCCCACCCCGAACACGCCCGAATCCTGGGCGGACATGTACGACAACTTCCAGCGCGCCGCACTGAAGTCACCGCTGCAGATCCCGTTGATCTACGCCGTGGACGCGGTGCACGGCCACAACGGCGTCCACGGCGCCACCGTGTTCCCGCACAACATCGGCCTCGGTGCGACGCGTGACCCGCGGCTCGCCCGTGAGATCGGCGAAGTCACGGCCAAGGAGGTCGCGGGCACCGGCATCGACTGGAACTTCGCGCCGTGCCTGTGCGTGGCCCGCAACGACCGGTGGGGCCGCACGTACGAATCGTTCGGCGAGACACCGCGGATCGCCCAGTCGATGACCACGATCGTCGACGGCATGCAGGGCAGGCGCCTCAACGGCCCGCACTCGGTCCTGGCCACGGCGAAGCACTACGTCGGCGACGGCGGCACGACCGGAGGCAAGGACCAGGGCGACACCGAGATCAGCGAGGCCGAACTGCGGGCGATCCACCTCCCGCCGTTCCGCGACGCCGTGCTCAAGCGCGAACTCCGCTTCGACGGCATCGTGATCTCCGACTACAACGGCGTCGACAAGATCGACAACCAGCCCGGGTCCACCCCGCGGGAAGTCGCCGCGAGCGTCAACGCGGGCATGGACATGATCATGGTCCCGTTCGAGTGGAAGAAGTTCATCGACACCCTGCGGACCGAGGTGCGGGCCGGGCACGTGCCGATGTCGCGGATCGACGACGCCAACCGCCGGATCCTGACCAAGAAGTTCGAACTGGGCCTGTTCGAGAAACCGTTGACCGACCGGCGCTACACGAAGACCGTCGGCAGCCCCGAACACCGCGCACTGGCTCGTGCGGCGGTCCGCGAATCCCAGGTGCTGCTGAAGAACGACGGCAACGTGCTGCCACTGGGCAAGGCGGGCAACAAGATCTTCGTCGCGGGCAAGAACGCCGACGACATCGGCAACCAGGCAGGCGGCTGGACAGTCGGCTGGCAGGGCAAGAGCGGCCCGGTGACGCCGGGAACCACGATCTTGCAAGGCATCCGGCAGACAGCCAAGCCGTCGACCACCGTGACGTACGCCAAGGACGGCACAGGCATCGACAGCAGCTACCAGGTGGCCGTCGCGGTCGTCGGCGAACTGCCGTACGCCGAAGGCAAGGGCGACCGGCCGGCCGAGATGGGCCTCGACGCGGAAGACCTGGCGACCCTGGCGACCCTCAAGGCGTCCGGCGTGCCGACCGTGGTCGTGCTGGTCTCCGGCCGCCCGCTGGACATCGCCGCACAGCTGCCCGACTGGAAGGGCCTGGTCGCCGCGTGGCTGCCGGGCACCGAGGGCAACGGCGTGTCGGACGTGCTGTTCGGCGACTACAACCCGACCGGCAAACTGCCGGTGACGTGGATGAGGTCGGCGAGCCAGCAGCCGATCAACGCGGGCGACGGCAAGGACGCGCTGTTCCCGTACGGCTTCGGCCTGCGTTACCGCCGTTAG
- a CDS encoding VOC family protein, with the protein MAIELNHIIVPAKDAKASAQFIADVLGIEAGAKWGPFYPVAVANGVTIDYMDDTRDFLAHHCAFLVTDEEFDAAFDRIKAAGIPFWADPHHEKPNEINHLFGGRGVYFDDPDGHAMEIITAPYA; encoded by the coding sequence ATGGCCATCGAACTGAACCACATCATCGTTCCGGCGAAGGACGCCAAGGCCTCCGCCCAGTTCATCGCCGACGTCCTCGGTATCGAAGCCGGTGCCAAGTGGGGACCGTTCTACCCGGTGGCCGTCGCCAACGGCGTCACCATCGACTACATGGACGACACGCGCGACTTCCTGGCCCACCACTGCGCGTTCCTCGTCACCGACGAGGAGTTCGACGCCGCCTTCGACCGGATCAAGGCCGCCGGGATCCCGTTCTGGGCCGACCCGCACCACGAGAAGCCGAACGAGATCAACCACCTGTTCGGCGGACGTGGCGTCTACTTCGACGACCCGGACGGCCACGCCATGGAGATCATCACCGCGCCGTACGCATAA
- a CDS encoding fluoride efflux transporter FluC, with the protein MRSELPIVAAVSVGGGLGALARYLVGLAVPAPWGTFGINVLGCFLIGVLMVLATETFRAHRLVRPFLGVGVLGGFTTFSAYAVDADQLLSDSPWLAGAYLVGTLVAALVAVAAGVWLVRRLARRPW; encoded by the coding sequence GTGCGCTCCGAACTGCCGATCGTCGCCGCGGTGTCGGTCGGTGGTGGGCTCGGGGCGCTGGCGCGGTACCTGGTCGGCCTCGCGGTGCCGGCGCCGTGGGGGACGTTCGGGATCAACGTGCTCGGCTGCTTCCTGATCGGCGTGCTGATGGTGCTGGCGACCGAGACGTTCCGGGCGCATCGGCTCGTCCGGCCGTTCCTCGGGGTCGGCGTGCTCGGCGGGTTCACCACGTTCTCCGCGTACGCCGTCGACGCCGACCAACTGCTGTCGGACTCCCCGTGGCTGGCCGGTGCCTACCTGGTGGGGACGCTGGTCGCGGCTCTTGTGGCGGTGGCCGCCGGTGTCTGGCTGGTTAGGCGGTTGGCGAGGCGTCCGTGGTGA
- a CDS encoding CrcB family protein, producing the protein MVTALFVVLGAMVGAPVRYLVSRAVRSPWGTFVVNVAGCFLLGLVAGAAGGVHALVGTGFCGALTTYSTFGYETLQFVERKDYRTAALNVGLSVVAGLAAAGLGLALG; encoded by the coding sequence GTGGTGACAGCGCTTTTCGTGGTTCTTGGCGCCATGGTCGGCGCGCCGGTGCGCTATCTGGTCAGCCGCGCGGTGCGCAGTCCGTGGGGCACGTTCGTGGTCAACGTCGCCGGGTGTTTCCTGCTCGGGTTGGTCGCCGGGGCCGCCGGTGGTGTGCACGCGCTGGTCGGCACCGGGTTCTGCGGCGCGCTCACGACGTACAGCACATTCGGCTACGAGACGCTCCAGTTCGTCGAGCGCAAGGACTACCGGACCGCCGCGCTGAACGTCGGGCTCAGCGTCGTCGCCGGACTCGCGGCCGCCGGGCTCGGGCTCGCGCTCGGGTAG
- a CDS encoding ATP-dependent DNA ligase: MDLPVMPPVKPMLAKAVHEVPRTPGLSYEPKWDGFRCVVFRDGDEIELGSRNDRPLTRYFPELVELLREALPRRCVVDGEIVIVTDAGLDFEVLQLRLHPAASRVNKLAVQTPASFVAFDLLALDDRSLMDEPFGERRRLLESVLDDKLARVHLTPLTTDPDVAQDWFTRFEGAGFDGVMAKPVDHPYEPDKRVMWKVKHERTADCVVAGFRWHKDGESVGSLLLGLFDDRGTMHHVGVATSFTAARRRELVTELAPLRENALEDHPWREWAQAHAEQRVPGAYSRWAVGKDLSWVPLRPEWVAEVRYEHVQGRRFRHGSRLVRFRHDRTPESCTYAQLDEVAPAELGLLFG, translated from the coding sequence GTGGATCTGCCCGTGATGCCGCCGGTGAAGCCGATGCTGGCCAAGGCCGTGCACGAAGTGCCGCGCACGCCGGGACTGAGCTACGAGCCGAAGTGGGACGGGTTCCGGTGCGTGGTGTTCCGGGACGGCGACGAGATCGAGCTGGGTTCGCGCAACGACCGGCCGTTGACCCGGTACTTCCCGGAACTGGTCGAGCTGCTGCGGGAGGCCTTGCCGCGGCGGTGCGTGGTGGACGGTGAGATCGTCATCGTGACCGACGCCGGTCTGGACTTCGAGGTGCTGCAACTGCGGCTGCACCCGGCGGCCTCGCGGGTGAACAAACTGGCCGTGCAGACACCGGCCAGTTTCGTCGCCTTCGACCTGCTGGCGCTCGACGACCGATCGCTGATGGACGAGCCGTTCGGCGAGCGGCGCCGTCTGCTGGAAAGTGTGCTGGACGACAAGCTCGCGCGTGTGCACCTGACCCCGTTGACCACGGACCCGGACGTCGCGCAGGACTGGTTCACCCGGTTCGAGGGCGCGGGGTTCGACGGCGTGATGGCCAAACCGGTCGACCACCCGTACGAGCCGGACAAACGCGTGATGTGGAAGGTCAAGCACGAGCGGACGGCGGACTGCGTGGTGGCGGGCTTCCGCTGGCACAAGGACGGCGAGTCGGTCGGGTCGCTGCTGCTCGGTTTGTTCGACGACCGGGGCACGATGCACCACGTCGGCGTGGCCACCAGCTTCACCGCGGCGCGCCGCCGTGAACTCGTGACCGAGCTGGCACCGCTGCGGGAGAACGCGCTGGAGGACCACCCGTGGCGTGAATGGGCACAAGCACACGCCGAGCAGCGGGTCCCGGGCGCGTACAGCCGCTGGGCGGTCGGCAAGGACCTGTCCTGGGTGCCGCTGCGACCCGAATGGGTGGCCGAGGTGCGGTACGAACACGTGCAGGGCAGGCGGTTCCGGCACGGCAGCCGCCTGGTGCGGTTCCGTCACGACCGCACGCCGGAATCCTGCACGTACGCGCAGCTCGACGAGGTCGCTCCGGCTGAATTGGGGTTGCTGTTCGGCTAG